A window from Sebastes fasciatus isolate fSebFas1 chromosome 22, fSebFas1.pri, whole genome shotgun sequence encodes these proteins:
- the LOC141760607 gene encoding snaclec echicetin subunit beta-like isoform X2 codes for MMMERILLGVLSLSGTQLDPEFVFVNERMNWSSAQRYCRENYTDLATVRNDTETQEIQSLVPSKDRAWIGLFRDPNLNWSDGSNYKFSYWDNAVNPLGSLTHVCAVAMQSSGKWKAFDCERRLPFVCYSIPANRQVVRLRMKPEDSSLDLNDPAVKADILKKLQDRLETKVAGATLKWREQPDGKVFFKEGKSYQKKERKKREL; via the exons ATGATGATGGAGAGGATCTTGCTGGGTGTCTTGAGTCTCTCAG GAACACAGCTGGATCCTGaatttgtttttgtgaatgaaagaatgaattGGTCCAGTGCTCAGAGGTACTGCAGGGAGAACTACACAGACCTGGCCACTGTGAGGAACGACACTGAGACCCAGGAGATCCAGAGTTTGGTGCCGAGTAAAGACCGGGCATGGATTGGCCTATTTAGAGATCCCAATTTGAATTGGTCTGATGGTAGCAACTACAAATTCAGCTACTGGGATAACGCTGTAAACCCACTTGGCTCATTGACACATGTATGTGCTGTTGCTATGCAAAGTTCAGGAAAATGGAAGGCTTTTGACTGTGAAAGGAGATTACCGTTTGTCTGCTACAGCATCCCTG CAAACAGGCAGGTAGTAAGGCTGAGGATGAAGCCGGAGGACTCCTCTCTGGATCTGAATGACCCTGCTGTGAAAGCAGACATCCTGAAAAAG CTCCAGGACAGACTGGAGACCAAAGTAGCGGGAGCCACCCTGAAATGGAGAGAGCAGCCTGATGGGAAGGTCTTCTTCAAGGAAGGGAAAAGCTatcagaagaaagaaagaaaaaagagagagctcTGA
- the LOC141760607 gene encoding putative C-type lectin domain family 20 member A isoform X1, protein MKELGSHVETHSPQVSMMMERILLGVLSLSGWIIPSICLHRQYHYVADSKTWTEAASYCRRTYTDLASIENTEGMNQLINTVSSSSHSSEVWIGLYSAIVWRWSDGYRGTGSEYRNWDPRYSEPNFYSGREFCVFTKNNGRWYDQICNTKYPFICYRGTQLDPEFVFVNERMNWSSAQRYCRENYTDLATVRNDTETQEIQSLVPSKDRAWIGLFRDPNLNWSDGSNYKFSYWDNAVNPLGSLTHVCAVAMQSSGKWKAFDCERRLPFVCYSIPANRQVVRLRMKPEDSSLDLNDPAVKADILKKLQDRLETKVAGATLKWREQPDGKVFFKEGKSYQKKERKKREL, encoded by the exons ATGAAAGAGCTGGGGTCGCATGTTGAGACACACAGTCCACAGGTCAGCATGATGATGGAGAGGATCTTGCTGGGTGTCTTGAGTCTCTCAG GGTGGATCATCCCCTCCATATGCCTTCACCGTCAGTACCACTATGTTGCTGATTCAAAGACTTGGACTGAAGCTGCCTCCTACTGCAGACGGACATACACAGACCTGGCCAGCATTGAAAACACTGAAGGAATGAACCAACTTATAAACACTGTTTCATCTTCCAGCCACAGCTCTGAAGTCTGGATTGGTCTGTACAGTGCAATCGTCTGGAGGTGGTCTGATGGCTACAGAGGGACTGGGTCTGAATACAGGAACTGGGACCCCAGATACAGTGAACCGAATTTTTATTCAGGTCGTGAGTTCTGTGTGTTCACTAAAAATAATGGAAGGTGGTATGATCAGATTTGCAATACTAAATATCCATTTATCTGTTACAGAG GAACACAGCTGGATCCTGaatttgtttttgtgaatgaaagaatgaattGGTCCAGTGCTCAGAGGTACTGCAGGGAGAACTACACAGACCTGGCCACTGTGAGGAACGACACTGAGACCCAGGAGATCCAGAGTTTGGTGCCGAGTAAAGACCGGGCATGGATTGGCCTATTTAGAGATCCCAATTTGAATTGGTCTGATGGTAGCAACTACAAATTCAGCTACTGGGATAACGCTGTAAACCCACTTGGCTCATTGACACATGTATGTGCTGTTGCTATGCAAAGTTCAGGAAAATGGAAGGCTTTTGACTGTGAAAGGAGATTACCGTTTGTCTGCTACAGCATCCCTG CAAACAGGCAGGTAGTAAGGCTGAGGATGAAGCCGGAGGACTCCTCTCTGGATCTGAATGACCCTGCTGTGAAAGCAGACATCCTGAAAAAG CTCCAGGACAGACTGGAGACCAAAGTAGCGGGAGCCACCCTGAAATGGAGAGAGCAGCCTGATGGGAAGGTCTTCTTCAAGGAAGGGAAAAGCTatcagaagaaagaaagaaaaaagagagagctcTGA